The following nucleotide sequence is from Stigmatopora argus isolate UIUO_Sarg chromosome 18, RoL_Sarg_1.0, whole genome shotgun sequence.
CTGCGACGTCCGGCCCGTGGATCCCGGCGTGGAACTGGACGCCGACGCCCCGCCGGGGGTGGAGCGACCCACGGCGGCGTTGCCGCCTTCGGCTCCCGGGGCGCTACGCCTGCCTTCGCGCTCTTGCGAGTTCAGGAAGTGGGAGTTTAAATTCTGCCGTAGCATTTCCTGGTCTGTGGAAAAGATTTCAGATAAGCctcagaattattattattattattttttttttttttggtccactTCGGCTACTCTACCTGCTGCCGATGAGTGGGAGGGGCCCTGTAGTAAGGGCGGAGGGGGAGGCAGGCCAGGCGAGGAAGTGAACATACCGCCCGAGTTGGCGCGAGATGGCGGTCGGAGGGGCCCGGAGGACCCCGCGCCCCGAATGAAGGACATAGAGACACCGGAGGAGGAGGTCGGGGGGCGCATGGAAGATGATGACGGTGCAACAGATGTGGGCTTAACTGGAGTGCTGCTTCTGCAAATTCATAGAAGacgaaaaaaacaattacaaagaTTAGTCACATGAAAATTTAATTACCCTACTATTAATGAGAGTAAAATGTGCCAAACTTGTTTTGAGGATGCCTATTTCCATTTGTTATTTTGGGTGATTTGTGTGCCATGAAAACATCCTACATCATGACAtcaagacctaccgtatgcatgcatgtacatctatatgtatgtatgtgtgcttatgtatgtgtatgtatgtgtgtatgtgtatgtatgtgtgtatgtgtgtgtatgtgtgtatgtgtatgtatgtgtgtatgtatgtgtatgtgtatgtgtatgtgtgtgtatgtgtatgtatgtgtgtatgtgtatgtatgtgtgtatgtgtgtgtgtatgtgtgtatgtgtgtatgtatgtatgtatgtatgtatgtatgtatgtatgtatgtatgtatgtatgtatgtatgtatgtatgtatgtatgtatgtatgtatgtatgtatgtatgtatgtatgtatgtatgtatgtatatatatacacatatatacatatgtatatacatacacatacatatatacatacacatacatatatatacatacatatatatatatatatatatatatatatatatatatatatatatttcagcaacacgattatttatatatttattcatgtaattatttattaacccacttattacctatctatgtctaaaatgcctttcctatttctgcatcctcaccctcttgctactgtcacaacgaaatttcccgcataagggatgaataaagttatccaatccaatccaatgcttctctatttatttatttgagcgCCTGCGTGTAACAATATTTCACTTAAACTCTGGCTTAAACATGTTTGTATTCAAAATAGCACTTTTTAATGATGTCTGTGTATCGCCTTTTCTTATCCAATGTGCCATTCTTTtttgacaacaaaaaaaaaaaaacgacaaaccTATTGTAAAGGGAGTGAGACGACCGCCCTGGCATGGTGAGGAAGGGCTTCGGTTTGGACAGCGGCGGACTGGCGCTTTGGTGGCGGCCGCCGTTACCGTTGACGGCGGCGGGCCTGGGGCCCGGCCCCGCCGCCGAGGCCGGGGAGCGGGAAGGCAGGCGTGGGAAGGAGGGGGAAGAGGTAGAAGAGGAAATGGCCTCCGGGAAGGGCGACTCCAGGCTTTTCTCCTGACTCCGCTCCAGGCCAGAAACTCTGGGCGTCACCATCAAGCGTGGGACGCCACTCCGCGCCGGCATGCCCGGGCAACTCTTGCCCATGTTTGAGGGCGGAGGCTCGATAactattggaagaaaaaaaatgttgtaaccACTGAAAACATCGTACGTAAcaacatttagctttttttttttacttctttccAAGACCTCATAAAAAGTtataagcatttaaaaaaaaaataaaacctgtcTGTTCCAGTCACGGTTTTACTGCATCAATATATTAGTCAGCAAACCAGTTTATCCCatggtaaaaatgttttgaCGAAAATATGACAGCTCCCTGTTTTGAAAAATTAGAAAGTCCCTGCTCGGTGACAAACGTCCTTGTCGGATCTAAATTCAACCCGACTCATCTGGGATTAGTTTTGGTGTCGATTTCAGCTTACTGACACACACACCTTTTCTCGTGCTGACTGTAAACACTGGATCCATGTCATGGTCAGAAGCCTgccaaagaaaaagaagaaatacaTTACAAAAAAGCTTAAATACGAAATAATGTCCCAATGTAAAATTGTCAACACAATTGGCGAAAAAAATGGTGATTATACACATTCATTTTgcttgattaaaaacaaacaaaatggtgGTGGAATGGTTTTCAATGGAATTTCAATGGGGAAAACCGATCTGATAAATCCGTTTAATACTGTGTTTTAGTCATGGAATGACTTCAACTTGTAGAATATCTTAGAAATCAGTTGAGGTATTATTGCTTGCTGTCCATACCTTGTCGACAGCATCACTCTCAGTGTCacactgaaacaaaaaaaggacattatgTAGTTTACAATACACTGATCACACGGTATAACTGCTTTTCAAAGGCAATTCTCCATCTTTTACAAGCTAGCATAACACTCACAATATAGCCAGTCTCCAATGGGTGTCCCTAGTGCGGAGAATTGAAATTAGATTGGTTGAAAGAgttgaaattttattttgaaaacagggaaaagatgcaTCTTACCTCTATCCTCCTCCTCTTGTTTCTCCTCTTGTTCCAACAGCTGCGCGAGTAGCTGTGCGGAACGCCTTCCTCGGGCTCGGACAGCGGCCCCCTGCCATTCTCTTCCGGACCCCTCTTGCCCTTGTTCCTTCTTCCCAGCATGTCGTTGTGCTGGCTGGGCTTCATGGAGCAGTCCATCTGAGGGGAACAAACAAATTGACCTGGGTGAGCTCAAGGAGGACTAAAGAAGGCTCAAACGTGATCTTTATCCCATTATTTATGTTGCTGTAGTGAACAATGACAAGAAAACCCATCATCACGACGTAAAATTGCGTGCTTGACGTTAGCCTCGTAGCATAATCGCCTTTGATTTTGAACTTGCTGTcacaatgtcaaaaaaagaaccatttttaaagaaacataaGTGAAAAATAATGTCATTAAATGTTAATGAAGTCATACGTGCAAAAGCATCTTCGTGTCGATTGATCACTCTCTGCGATTCTGGCCTGTCTGTGTTTAAACCGTCTCCACGGTAACGCTTTGATTGTCCATAATTAGCATCTATACTGACAGTCAGCAAGCCTTCTCCTCCGCCCACCAATCTGTTTGAGTTAATCAACTTTTTACGGCTCTCCTTTATGTATTGGTCAATAAAGTACTTGTGGGTTCAGGCTATTGATGGTGATCACTTTGTCTGGGCACTTAAATGGCAacttggaggggggggggaaataaTGAAGAGACTTTTGACACACAAAATCAAAACGCCATTGGCTTACATCTCCCAAAAGTGACCTTCCTTCTTCAACGCACAAATAGACAAACTGGTGACAAGGGTTTTTCTTCTTACGGAGCCGTTTGGCAGCTCATCAACACCTCCCGGAATGAGTGCATGAATAATTGAGGCCTCTCTAGTACAAGCCATCAGTGGCCTGAGTGGATTGCTGTTTCCAAGGAAGAAAGGGTGTCGGAGTTGAGGAGTTCAAGAGTGACGGTTGTGATGAGAAGAAATAAATGCACTCGCATGTTACTTGCCAAAAAGTTAGGAGGAGTGGACCTTAAGGCTAAATTTCCACTTCAATGGCGCAGAGCTATTCAGGTATGATAATCTGCCACGTATATCGCAATGGCAGCTCTcccaacaacaagaaaaacaaaacatattaCAAGTCAAGATGCAAAGTTCACCTCCAAAGCCTCCACGCTGACAAAGCTGGCAATCGCAAAGCCATCGATGATGTCTTCCTCGCAGGACACCGACTCCCTCTTCCTCCGTCGCGGGGGTCTGTGTCGGCCGAAAGCGGGCCGAGTCTCTTTCTCTCCGGGACCGAGGACGCTGTTGTTCCCGTGGTGTTCCCGGTCGGAGCCCGACGAGAGGGACGTGGCCCGTTCCTCGGCGGCCAGGTTGACTCTCCTCCGCCGCCGCTCCCTGTTGCGCTGGGAACGGGAGCGGCGGCTCTGTCTGGACCCAGCGCTTCGGCTCGGACCCTCCATGTCCTCCAACTTGTTTTGTCTCGATGTGGCCAAAAGGCACTTAGTTCAAGCCACGGTCCGGTTGAAGGTGGCACCTAACCGCAAAGAGACGTCAAGCCACCAGCCCTCCCGCCCGGGCCCTACTTAAAATGGCGTTAATTGAACCGGCGGCTTGTACTATTTGGCTTCCTTTGACAACAGTCTATTGGCGTCAGGGAACTTCTTTCGTCGGaatttgagtgtcatttcaaTTATTTCCAACGAGCCACAATGGGAGAGGAAAAACACTGCCGCGATCAGGACATCTCTACGGCTAATATTAGCTCGTCAACAAAAgcatgtcaacaaaaaaaggacaaggGCGCTTGCTCGgattgattaaaaattgaaaaatgttcTCAAGTTTGGTTTAGTGCAACCCATCGCCATTTAACATGTCCGTCAACAATTTGCTGACAATTTCTTTCAGCGTTCGAACCTAAAATGTCACGGTAAGCTAGTTAAGGCCCAGACGCCAAATTGTGGACCGCTAGTTCACTGTCTGTCGTGACATTGTCTTTTATGTCAAAACGACAATTTTGCCCCCCAAATGTCAAATATAAGACGCCAAATGTGCTCCAATTCACGGGTTTAACGCGACCGGTCTCCGAGTAGTAGCTTCGGGTTGACTCTAGCTAATTACCATTTGCTAAATCAGATAGCACGAACGGGGCTAACTCGAAACATCACAATAAATTCGGCAACATGACAATAAAGACGTATTTTCGACAAACACCCGAGCACTTAACAGTACTGTCGAGTAATGTTCCGAgaaatatttttcccccaaaaatcgaGATGTTAGCGGGAGAAAGTGGAGGTTTGTATTGGTATTCCCATCAAAAGAAAGACGTAACGTTAGCACCCCTGCTAAGTTAGCGTTAGCTCATCCAGCTGTTTTTTTCCTACCAAAGGAAACTGCGAGGAAGTGAAACCACTCCTGACAATCACTCGCGTAATAATGTTATAATAGTCCTTCACGCACAAAAAGGCTTCTGCGGCCCCTCCATCGCTTGGGAGAAAATGTCAAGGCCCGTTGGTGAAAGCCCCGGTGTCGATTTCCATAAACGAGGGTGTCGACCAGGCCAACCCCCGTCGGGCTGGGCAGCTCCTCCGTGCAGCCTTCACTGTTTAGATCCAATGTTTAGCACAAGTCGAGCCGGTCACCGGCGCCCCCCGCTCGTGAGTCCATGTCCTGGCTCGATCCAGATTGCATAAACATGTGTGGGGGATAAGCCGTCTCCTCCGGCGTTTCCTTTTTTTACGCTTTTCCACGGAATTGTAAATGTATCGTGGACATCGGGGACACGCAAGCCTTGTCAGTCGTGCGATGCATTGTGTGCGCAAGTCTTCTTCCTCCGTGGGAAGGGTGAGCGATGTCGCCCGTGTTTGTTCACACTGCCCTCTTGTGGAGGAAGTCGTTCTAGCAAGTAGAAATGTAAACGTAATATTCAAGTGGATAGACATGAATAATACATGCATagaatgtactgtatatatattaacaGACCACATGCCactaaacacaaataaataatgaatacacTTTCGCGTGGGAATAAAAACAGAGTACAACATAAATGgccaaaatgaaacatttattcAGAACGCATATACACGTTTAAATGCGTGTTAAGCCTTTACTATGATAAACTGTGACCTTTTAAAAGGCACAAATCAATACTTATCTTTCCGTCCCTTTCAACTGTGATGATTGAGAGCAAAAAGTTTGCCAATCTTGGCGTGTCACGCACGACTTTTGGAGGCCAGAACCGAGTGAAGCAAGATTCCAGTGGCCACGGACACGTTAAGCGACTCTACGCCGGGTGCCAGTTGTCTCCCGGGGGGAATGGTCACGAGCATCTGACACAAATCCAGAAGCTTCCGCGACAATCCGTCACCCTCTCCTCCGATGAGCAACAGCGTGGGTGCGCTCGTGCGGAAATCCAAAGACGCCGTGACCGGAAGGCCAGGTTCCGGCGCGTCGGCCGCCACCGTCCCGACCACCCGCCAACCTTGCTCCGCCTTGACCCGGACCATGTTTTCCAGATCTTTGTACCCGTACACGCCCATCACCTCCATGATGCCAGCGCTGGCCTTGCTCACCACGGGGGTCAAAGGGCAACTGCTGCGGACGCTGGTGGCCACTCGGTCCACGCCGAGGAAATACGCCGAGCGCAAGATGGCGCCCAGATTCATTGGGTCTTGAATCCCATCCAGAACGAGCCATAGAGGTGTCGGGCTGGAACTCGGGTTCGAGTCCTCCGTCAAGTAGCTTAGAGGCGTGGCTTCCAGGCAAGACCCTTGATGAACCCGCCCTAAAGACATCCTGTCCAACTCCCTTTTACTGACCCGCTGGATTGGAACTTGTCGCAGGTGAGCTTCCTCGCATACTTTGGTGAGCGAGAACCTCCGTGAGGCCTCGCCTTCTTTCACAAACAGTCTCAGGGGCTTCCGGCGAGCTTGGGTGAGAGCCAGAAGACAAGGGGCGATGCCAAACACTATCTCGTACTGGTCCGGAGACCCCGAGGATGGCTCAGGTCTCGCGAGCCTCTCCCAATTGGGCGAAAAGTCGTCCAGAGCCAGCTTCTGCAGCTCTGATGATAGCCTTCCTGGATTCTGACTCTTATTAGGTGGTGTCCTCTCATTGGGCTGTTTTCCTCTTGACACTTTAGTCTTGCTTGACGATCTGACGTTACTCACTCTTTTGTGACCATCGTGGATAAAATGTGAGTTTATGCCCTTAGGAAATCTCCACATCCCAATAAACAGCAACCTGTGCTTCGAAGCATAATTGAGTAAACTCATACTGTACAAGGTAACTTTTAGGGAACATTTAATTAAGTGCTTTCAAAAGACAAGATGAGTTATTCAAATATAGGAACATTTTCTTCGATAATTATCTGGCAAACGCTTCAAATGGTGTTACCGTAAATCAGCAAAACAATGACGATTATCCATTCATAACCACGTTTATCTGGAAGGTCGAGATGTTgcgtttctaaaaaaaaacggtaAGTGATTTGGACTACAAAATAATAAACTAAAAACCAAGAACAGTGTTAAAAATAAGTACTTAGTACATTTCGACCTTGAAAGTATTTTCTTAATTAATTATGAATTACTACCCGTCGTCTGCAATCCAAAAACAATGCTACTTTGACCACCTCTAATAATTCATGTAGTCTTTATTCTGAAGCATGCCAGTGACTCTCGACGTCATCTCCGGTATTTGACAATACGGAAGACGTCTGCTGTGACGTCGCGATGAGATCACTACCCGGAAGTGAAACTGGCCAACGCGGAAGCgtctaaagaaaaacaaaagtcgTCGTCTGGGAGGctattgtgggaggaaatccaAATAAACGTCGTGTGTCGTCTGAATTTAAGTTCCGCTTGGACGAACGCGGATCAAGGTAAGGCAAGAAACTTTAGGACGTCTAATAATGCAAGCCGTGGAGGTGGATTAGATGTGTCGAAGAAAAGACGGGCGCTAAAACACCTCGGGGGCCATTACGCTAAAATGCCACTTTAGTTTAATATAGCATTATGGTGGGTTAACCCAAACACTAACTAACATTGAGGACGGTAAACGTTCAATCCGTTTATCCTGACAGTGAATAAATCGCGTTGAAatgccattgactgcgatagacgtccaatccatgttgacTGGGAGGATCCAGTCAgcaatgattggacgtctatcgccgtcaatgacaaGCGAGAgttaaggtttttttaaatcaagtcaTAAGAATTGGATTCATAGGTTCAGTATGTACCATCAAAGTTGCTCCCAAACAAATATGTCCacgttgttaaaaatgaatggatttgctCAATCGGTCCGTTTTTCCTCCCGAAAGATGGATTTCCTGTTCGGGAAGAGAAAGACCCCAGAGGAGATGCTGAGGCAGAACCAGAGAGCGCTCAACCGAGCCATGAGAGAACTGGACAGAGAGCGAATGAAACTGGAGCAGCAGGAGAAAAAGATCATCGCCGATATCAAGAAAATGGCCAAGCAGGGACAAATGGTGCGTAAGTTGACTCGGGAGGAAAGGAAAGGGAGCTAAGCAAATCCTGAATTTGTGATGGCGATGCCCGCAGGACGCCGTCAAAATCATGGCCAAAGACTTGGTGCGCACGAGACGCTACGTGAAGAAGTTCATCATGATGAAGGCCAACATTCAAGCCGTCAGTCTGAAGATACAAACCCTGAAATCCAATAACAGCATGGCGCAGGCCATGAAGGGTGTCACCAAAGCCATGGCCACCATGAACAGACAGGTACATTTTAAGGGTGTTCAAAATGGAGAGTGATTTGAAAGTTCTAACTGTCGTGTGCGACTTTGTGGACAGCTCAAACTGCCTCAGATCCAGAAGATCATGATGGATTTTGAACGTCAGAGCGAGATCATGGAAATGAAGGAAGAGATGATGAACGACGCCATCGATGACGCCATGGGGGACGAAGACGACGAGGACGAGAGGTGGGCGTCGTCGGTACCGCTACCGCTCAAACGGaaagataattttaaaaaaaagtgccattCACATTCTGACGATGGTTGAATAGAATAACATTTGACTCCACTTTTGACACATTCAACATGGCTGTGACATTTACCTGCATTTTTCTACGGCGATTCGCCCACAGTGACGCCATCGTTTCCCAAGTCCTGGACGAGCTGGGTCTGACACTCAGTGACGAGCTATCAAGTAAGAACAAAAAACTAGTATAGTATAAAAAGAGTATATATATTAGTGGTGGGAGGGTGCATTACTATGACATAGTATTTCCATTTCAAACATCTGTTTGCTTCCAGATCTCCCAACCACCGGCGCAAGCCTGTCGGTAGCGGGGAAGAAGCAAAACGAACCTCAAGCGGCGCTGGCCGACGCGGACGCCGATCTGGAGGAACGACTCAATAACCTCCGCAAAGACTGAACGCAAACGCGCGTCTTTTGGAAGGGACGTCTGGGTTTTTTCTTTCTGCGGTGTTTCATTTGATGTGGGTATGTTATCAAAATTAAATATCATCTTGGGTAGGAACTGATGTCCtgtccccttttttttttaattttttttgacaatgcCTTGACACGCGTTGTCCATActcgcatttttttttactgttacaACTAACACTAATAAGTTAACAGAAGATTTTATATAATACGTGAGTTGTGCATTGTGGGTCACCAAAGGGCTGCTTATTTTAGTAAAGCAACCAAAAAACATACTCATTTGTGTTccaaaaaagtcatattttcgCCTCTAGATGGAATGGTGGTGTTTTGTCGCATAATAAACTTTTTCCACAATGAACAAGTATTTCATGAATTGTAGCAGAGCACCAgcaaaagtgcttttttttaaatccacaatTGTATACTGGAAACTGTTTTCATACGCAAAGgcccaatttaaaaacaaaccaaaaaagaaCCCTGAGCAGAGAGGGTCATTTTattccaaaaagaaaatgcaacttTCAATTTGTCACCATACAATCATGTTGAATTTTGAATGTATGAACACCTTcaacattaaataataaaaaaataacagccaTGTTTTATGTACATTTGTTTGTGAACACTATGTACAGAGAAGGGAgcgaagaagaaagaaaagaaaaaaaaaaagtttccagccAACATCGACGCACTTGGACAATATAGCTGTTGCGTGGTGAGAAAAAAAGTAACTGCGGAGGAAGCGCGTGGCAGCATGTTAGAACTACAAGCTAAGAACTTTTGCTTCTGAAACCAACCCCTGATCGATGTCAACGGAGGAAGTCCACATCTAAACATTCACTATTTGTGTCAATATTCTCCCTCCCACTGCCCGCTAAgagcagcagaaaaaaaaatcctccgtCGAGGGCTTAAGCCATGCTACCATTATTTCCACTGTCTTTTAACCCATGCAACTACGTACGCACACAAAAAGGACtcggcatgattttttttttctgggacgAACCATTCGACCTTACCGTCCGTGTTAACTTGACCTCTTGTAAGGGCCTAGCTTTCTGTCGCGCACAGAACTTTGCGAGTGCTATAAATGCCAACAAAATAAACCGGAGAAAACAATATTAGGACCCGtcttattctcttttttttttgcccctccTCGCAAAACAGGTTGGCCCGAGGGAAAATTTCTTCACCCGagtctggttttttttttttttcaagttgtcTGCCGAGTGAGGTTATGAGAAGGTGGGAACGGAGCTACCGTTTGTGGCGTGTTCCGAGGCCGGCCGGGGAGACGGCGCCGGTTCCCTCCCGCGCCGTCTCCCGCCTCGGCGACATTCACTTACGACACGTCCGGTGCGGAGTGTGTTTCTTGGGCACCTCGATGCGACAGCGGCTGCGCTCGTCCAGCCAAGGTAGCTCAAAATTcctaaaggggggaaaaaaaaaaacagtatgcttttattttgacattgacAGGAAGTTTCTGGTGGCCATTTTCGCCAATTTTCTTCACACATACCCCTCATTTTGATGTCTTTTTCACGgagggaaacaaataataaaaaattcagtatgcttttattttgacattgccAGGAAGTTTTCTGGTGGCCATTTTTGCcaacttttttcattcatacCCCTCATTTTGTATGTCTTTTTCACAGACAGCCTCAAAACTCGCCAAAATAAAGGATGACCATACCGTGCGTATTATgaactatattttttttatgctcaTCTAAATCCCATATTCAAATTGGAACTTACTCTTGCGAGAGTTTgggcaacgggcgaccaaaggcCACCACCGGCAAGAAGGGCGTGATCATGATCGCTTCAACTAGAAGGAGCAGGAAGGAAAAAAGACattattagaaa
It contains:
- the chmp2a gene encoding charged multivesicular body protein 2a, which produces MDFLFGKRKTPEEMLRQNQRALNRAMRELDRERMKLEQQEKKIIADIKKMAKQGQMDAVKIMAKDLVRTRRYVKKFIMMKANIQAVSLKIQTLKSNNSMAQAMKGVTKAMATMNRQLKLPQIQKIMMDFERQSEIMEMKEEMMNDAIDDAMGDEDDEDESDAIVSQVLDELGLTLSDELSNLPTTGASLSVAGKKQNEPQAALADADADLEERLNNLRKD
- the mrm1 gene encoding rRNA methyltransferase 1, mitochondrial; this encodes MDNRHCFADLRLLFIGMWRFPKGINSHFIHDGHKRVSNVRSSSKTKVSRGKQPNERTPPNKSQNPGRLSSELQKLALDDFSPNWERLARPEPSSGSPDQYEIVFGIAPCLLALTQARRKPLRLFVKEGEASRRFSLTKVCEEAHLRQVPIQRVSKRELDRMSLGRVHQGSCLEATPLSYLTEDSNPSSSPTPLWLVLDGIQDPMNLGAILRSAYFLGVDRVATSVRSSCPLTPVVSKASAGIMEVMGVYGYKDLENMVRVKAEQGWRVVGTVAADAPEPGLPVTASLDFRTSAPTLLLIGGEGDGLSRKLLDLCQMLVTIPPGRQLAPGVESLNVSVATGILLHSVLASKSRA